AATTAAGATAAATAACTCTAAGAGCACTCTAGATCTTGAAAATCTAATTACATCTTTCTTGAACTTTAGAAGATAAAGTGCAGCCTCTTCCTTATTATATTCATAATCTGTGTTCTTATCACTTGATATAAAAAGGGTTGTAACTAAGAAAGATACCAAATATAGGAATAATGAAATAACATATATTTTAACGTCAATGCGTAAAAATAAGACACTACCTATGTATCCACCTAAAATAGCGCCAATGTTTAAAATTATCTTTCTAGAAGATATAAATGCTTTTAATTTTCTTGAGTTATCTTGATACAAGCGATTAAAGCTAATATCAATTGTCCCAGTGCTTACGGCAGATGAAGTTCCGTATATAAACCATGCAATACAAAGAATAGCAAATGATGTCGCCTTGAAAATAATAAAATAAGAGACCATTGATAAAAAGATAGACATTAAGTAAACAATTTTTCTATCAAAAATGTCTGAAATTATACCCGAGGGAAGTTCAAAGATAATAATTGCAAGCATGTAGCACACTTGTACTAGAGCAATATCCCTTAGCGCTAAACCTTTATTTATTAAAATAACAGTCAGAACTGCGTGAGGCAGCGTTCTTGCAAATTCTGATAAAAACAATGAGCAAAAATAATACTTCTCATGTTCATTCTTTATCATAAATCTTTACTACCTCCACAAAATTTGTTTTTTCGGGTATTGGTAAAAAATGATAGGGAGTGACTACAAATACAAGCTATATCCAATACCAAAGACTACAAAAATAGCCATAATACCCATACTTACGTAGAAAGGCTGAACAATGTTTTCCTTGTATCTTGTCATCAAATCAACATACCACTGTTGATATAAAAAATTATCAGGATCCGTAAATGGCAAATTAACTAGCAGAAGAACAAAAGATTCCACTATTAAGAAAGGCATTGAAAAAACAAACCCATCTCTAATAGCAATTAAATATTTGTTTGAAGCTATCTTACCGGCAATGGGAAGTAAACTTGATTCGATGATTTCTTGTAATTTCATAAAAACTCCTAACTCAATAATGAATATTAATCTTATTAATTATACTTGATATAGATAAGATATCATTGATTTATAATGAAATATAGTATCCACAGCATTTAATTGTAATTTTTTAAAAATGAATAATACTACCTAGTATGATACAATAAATTTAAAATAAATAAAAATATTGAAGTTGGTTTAGCATGAATAAAAAAGAATATACTATTGAGGAACTAATAGATGAGATAAGCATGCCCGTTGTGGCTTATGCTGGGGAGGCTAAGAGTTTTTTAAGAGAAGCCTTAACACATGCAAAAGTTGGAGATTATGAAAAGTCTAGAAGAATTATCGAAGAAAGCCGAACTTCTATTGCAAAGGCACACGAAGCACACAGAGATGTCATACAATATTCAATAACAAATCCCGATTCTGTTGAAACACCATTTATTTTAATTCATGCAGAAGATCATTTGATGTCTGCAATTTCAGAATTAAGTATTTTTGAAGAGTTAATACAAGTTTATAAAATAATTAATGAGATAAAGAAATAGGAGAAATTATGAACATATTGCTTGTATGTAGTGCAGGAATGTCTACAAGTATGTTAGTACAAAAAATGGAAGAATATGCTAGAAAGCATAACATGGATGTACGTATTGAAGCTTCATCGGAATCAAAATTTAATGAAGTAATTGATAATTTTGATGTTGTTTTACTGGCACCACAAGTGAGATTTAGTAAAGGAAGGTTGGAGGATATTGCAAGGCCAAAGGATATTCCTGTTGAATCAATAGATACAATTGATTATGGAACGATGAATGGGGCTAACGTATTAAATCTTGCTTTTAATGCAGTAGCCAGAAAGCAAGATTTAATTAAGCGCCAGGGTTTAAAGGACATTTAAGATGAAAGAAATAGGAATATCAATATACCCTAATGTAAGCTCTAAAAATAGAATTATTGAATACTTAGAAAAAAGTGCATCTCTTGGGTTTAGGAGAGTATTTACATTTTTTATTTATACCGATGGCGATGAGTTTAGCACTTTTAAAGAAATTCTTGATATTGCAAATAAATTGGGAATGAAACCAATAGTGGATGTAGCACCTTCCATTTTCAGAAAGTTGGATATTGATTTTACAGACCTTAGAAATTGTTTAAAGCTTGATTATTTCAAGCAACTTGGAGCTTGGGCTATTAGACTTGATTCTTCACTTACAGGAATTGAGGAGTCATTAATGACCTTTAATGATTCTAACTTGAAAATAGAATTAAATATAAGTAGCATCAATGAACATATAAATACAATAATGTTTTTCAAGCCAAACAAAGATAATTTACTAGGATGTCATAATTTTTATCCACATAAATACACAGGTCTTTCAAGGGATTTTTTCAGGACAAAGACAGAAGCTTTTAAACGAAATTCAATACCAACATCCGCATTTATTAGTTCAGTAAAAGCAGAAGAATGTTCAAGGGGAATAGAAAAAGATGGAGCACCTACACTAGAGGAACATAGAAATAAGGATATTGAACTTCAAACTAAAGATCTTTTCAAAGAAGGAATGGACGCAGTCATTATTTCAAATTGTTTTCCAGATGATTTGGAGCTAGAAAAGATGGCTAGAGTAAATAGATGTTTGTTAGAATTGAAGGCTAATTTAAATCCCAAAATCAGCCCCATAGAAAGGGAGATAATTTTAGATGTATTGCATTTCAATAGAGGAGATATTACTCCTTACAGGATTCGGTCAACCATGCCAAGGGTATATTACAAAGATATAAATTTCACACCACACTCTCCCGATGAAATAAAACGAGGAGATATATTAATAGATTCTTCACAGTATTTAGGGTATGGTTGGGAACTTCAAATAGCCCTTAAGAACACTCCTAATAATGGACTTGTTGATGTGGTTGGCAGAATACACGAGGAGGAATTATATCTTCTTGATGAGATAAGAGCTTGGGAAAAATTCAAAATCATAGAAATGAATAAAAAAGATATTTACCAAAACTCTCTATAAGCTTACTCGCTGTTAATTTAAGATCATCTTTTTGTTTATAACTTTTCAGCAAATTACAGCAAAGTCAATAGTTGTTTTGTAAGATGTCACGACATTAAGTGTATTTAGTCAAATTAATTTTAGGAGTAGTCGTTAACTAAAACTGAGGACATGAGTGAAATAAAGGAAATATTAGGGGTAAAAACCAATCACCCATACATAAATGAATACAGAGAGACTGTAAATAATCTTTTTACAAATACTAATAGAGATGTTCTAGAAAATTTTTTTTATTACCTTAAAAGGGAACTTAAAAATATAACTTTTGGGAATTTTGCATCAGAATCAGAAGTAGGAACTGTCATTGAAACTGTTTTCGTAGAGCTGTCTTATGCATTAAAGTGGCAAAATGACGCTACGGCAGGAGGTAAATTATCAAGAAAAAGTATTTTCTTGTTTAAGAATCAAGATGACAAGGAATTTTTTGAAAAAAGTTTAATTGGTGACGAAACAATTCTTATTGAAAAGATTTTACTTGTAATTGAAATTAAAAGCCCAGATATCGATTTACGAAAAGCAGAAGATCAGTTTTATGATGTCCTTAATCAGTATAAGAGAGATTTTGGGATAATCACAAATGGACACACATGGAGATTTTATGACAAATCACAAATTTATACTGGAGAGAAAAAATATATTGAGTTTGATTTTTCAGAAATATTAAAGAATAAATTTAATGATCAAGAAGGGTTCTTTCTGTTTTATTATCTTGTTCGGAAGGATAGGTATTTAAGTGGTGAAATTGAAGAAGAAAAAGCAGAAAGGATACGTGAACAAAATACAATCAAGAAAACTCTTAAGGAAATACTTTATGCTAACCCCGATGACTCTATTGTATTTAAAATAGCAAAGAATATATACGAAAAAGAATTTGGATCAAACCCTTGCATTGCTTTTAAAGAATTAGAGACTATTTTAGAGGAATCAATAATATTTGTACTGAGAATATTTTTCATTGCCTACATCGAAGACAAATTTAGAGATGTTTTAGAAACACACGTGGTATACAAGGATAAGGTTTCTTTTAGGCATTTCTTTTACCCAAAGTTAATCCAGGAAAACATAAAATACAGCGAACTCTTATCCATTTTTGTTTTACTGGATAAAGGAATGGATAATGAGTTTATGAAATTTCCCATGTTTAATGGAGGGCTTTTTTCCGAATCTAAAGCAAGGCACCTAAAAAACGAAAACTTATTGACAACAGAGGAAATAAAAGATATCTTAACCAAGATTTTATTCTTTAAGGAGGAAAATGCTAGAGATAAAAAATATATAGGATATTCAAAGATAGATGTAAAAAGCTTTGGGGAGCTTTATGAGGCACTTATTGAGTACGATTTAAGAATTGCCCAAGATACTATTTATCGTATTAAAGTAGACGGTAATTACCTGATTTACACTGAAAATAATTTACCCATCCAATACAAAAACACGAGGGAAGTTATCACTTATTACTCAGGAGATATTTATCTTACTTCAATGTCTTTGAATAGAAAAAAAAGCGGAGCGTTTTATACACCAGACAATCTTACAGAATTCATGGCAACTTCAGCCATTGAAGAACAACTTAAGATTAAATCTCCTTTCAATATTAAGATCATTGATAATGCCTGTGGATCTGGGCACTTTTTGATTGCAAGTTTAAATTACCTTACAGATAAAGTTTATGCTAGTATTGAGGACTTCAAGGATGTCAAAAGTGAAATGGAAAATGAGCATAAGCTCATTGAAGCTGAAATTAGAAAGTATGGCATAAAAAATATAGATGATAAGCTAATTTTAAAGAGGATGTTACTCAAAAAATGTATTTATGGAGTAGATATTAATCCAATTGCTGTTGAGGTTACGATGCTAAGTCTTTGGATAAATACTTTTATTTTTGGGACTCCCTTAAGCTTCATTGAGCATCACATCAAAGCAGGTAATGCTTTAATTGGATATATGAGGGACGAATTTTATCATTTTATTCTTAAGCATCTTCCCAATGATGCGAGCCTGTGGTTGAATGAAAAAATTAAGAATATTATGAAAAAAACAGAAGAATTTTTGCAAAGATTGAAATGTATTAACGACATTACCAAGGAACAGATTGAAGCATCTAAGATAATTTATTCTGAGTATAAAAGATATGGAGATAAATTAAGACGGGTTTTTTCTCTAGCTAAGTTATATGAGCTATATTCAATCAAATCTTTAGCATTGAATAAAAGTATAACATTTGGAGGTAGTGGTAGTTATGATGTTGCAAAATTGATAGAAAGTATTATGAATGATGATATCTCGGAATACGATAGTGAGATAATAAAAGAAATTGAAGCATTTCACCATGAATACAAGATTTTTCATTATGGGATAGAATTTCCTGATGCAGCTAGTTTTGAAATTGTGATTGGAAACCCACCTTGGAAGAAAGCTAAATTTAATGAGTCTGAATTTTTTGCTAAGTACAACCCCGATTATAGAAAATTAAGTATACTTGAGCAAAATAAATTTAAATCAGATACAATGGGAAGTGACATCAACACTGAAAGTAAAACATTGACTAGTTTGTATGGAGACGAGAAAAGAATTGTCAGTAAGCTAAATGATATTTATAAGAA
This is a stretch of genomic DNA from Borrelia sp. P9F1. It encodes these proteins:
- a CDS encoding MFS transporter, yielding MIKNEHEKYYFCSLFLSEFARTLPHAVLTVILINKGLALRDIALVQVCYMLAIIIFELPSGIISDIFDRKIVYLMSIFLSMVSYFIIFKATSFAILCIAWFIYGTSSAVSTGTIDISFNRLYQDNSRKLKAFISSRKIILNIGAILGGYIGSVLFLRIDVKIYVISLFLYLVSFLVTTLFISSDKNTDYEYNKEEAALYLLKFKKDVIRFSRSRVLLELFILISAIRFFLQPFYLYWQVIFTDKNIPISTFGTMYTLFRLSDITGAWIFKKIKHSTYDIYIILATTALLSILIKMISHIYMFITMIVFLVIVIALYSNNLEYFLRKNVNSKVLGTITSVNSTISRLFSFLVLLICTALSNLMNAINTLTLLVLVFCALSTIVTYKFKSEKRSIKDKLQTNSSK
- a CDS encoding PTS transporter subunit EIIC; the encoded protein is MKLQEIIESSLLPIAGKIASNKYLIAIRDGFVFSMPFLIVESFVLLLVNLPFTDPDNFLYQQWYVDLMTRYKENIVQPFYVSMGIMAIFVVFGIGYSLYL
- a CDS encoding PTS lactose/cellobiose transporter subunit IIA, producing the protein MNKKEYTIEELIDEISMPVVAYAGEAKSFLREALTHAKVGDYEKSRRIIEESRTSIAKAHEAHRDVIQYSITNPDSVETPFILIHAEDHLMSAISELSIFEELIQVYKIINEIKK
- a CDS encoding PTS sugar transporter subunit IIB; the encoded protein is MNILLVCSAGMSTSMLVQKMEEYARKHNMDVRIEASSESKFNEVIDNFDVVLLAPQVRFSKGRLEDIARPKDIPVESIDTIDYGTMNGANVLNLAFNAVARKQDLIKRQGLKDI
- a CDS encoding DUF871 domain-containing protein → MKEIGISIYPNVSSKNRIIEYLEKSASLGFRRVFTFFIYTDGDEFSTFKEILDIANKLGMKPIVDVAPSIFRKLDIDFTDLRNCLKLDYFKQLGAWAIRLDSSLTGIEESLMTFNDSNLKIELNISSINEHINTIMFFKPNKDNLLGCHNFYPHKYTGLSRDFFRTKTEAFKRNSIPTSAFISSVKAEECSRGIEKDGAPTLEEHRNKDIELQTKDLFKEGMDAVIISNCFPDDLELEKMARVNRCLLELKANLNPKISPIEREIILDVLHFNRGDITPYRIRSTMPRVYYKDINFTPHSPDEIKRGDILIDSSQYLGYGWELQIALKNTPNNGLVDVVGRIHEEELYLLDEIRAWEKFKIIEMNKKDIYQNSL
- a CDS encoding N-6 DNA methylase, with the protein product MSEIKEILGVKTNHPYINEYRETVNNLFTNTNRDVLENFFYYLKRELKNITFGNFASESEVGTVIETVFVELSYALKWQNDATAGGKLSRKSIFLFKNQDDKEFFEKSLIGDETILIEKILLVIEIKSPDIDLRKAEDQFYDVLNQYKRDFGIITNGHTWRFYDKSQIYTGEKKYIEFDFSEILKNKFNDQEGFFLFYYLVRKDRYLSGEIEEEKAERIREQNTIKKTLKEILYANPDDSIVFKIAKNIYEKEFGSNPCIAFKELETILEESIIFVLRIFFIAYIEDKFRDVLETHVVYKDKVSFRHFFYPKLIQENIKYSELLSIFVLLDKGMDNEFMKFPMFNGGLFSESKARHLKNENLLTTEEIKDILTKILFFKEENARDKKYIGYSKIDVKSFGELYEALIEYDLRIAQDTIYRIKVDGNYLIYTENNLPIQYKNTREVITYYSGDIYLTSMSLNRKKSGAFYTPDNLTEFMATSAIEEQLKIKSPFNIKIIDNACGSGHFLIASLNYLTDKVYASIEDFKDVKSEMENEHKLIEAEIRKYGIKNIDDKLILKRMLLKKCIYGVDINPIAVEVTMLSLWINTFIFGTPLSFIEHHIKAGNALIGYMRDEFYHFILKHLPNDASLWLNEKIKNIMKKTEEFLQRLKCINDITKEQIEASKIIYSEYKRYGDKLRRVFSLAKLYELYSIKSLALNKSITFGGSGSYDVAKLIESIMNDDISEYDSEIIKEIEAFHHEYKIFHYGIEFPDAASFEIVIGNPPWKKAKFNESEFFAKYNPDYRKLSILEQNKFKSDTMGSDINTESKTLTSLYGDEKRIVSKLNDIYKNGFKKFSCGGDPNLFRYFVAFNLKLIARGGNLTYLIPSCMWNEHSSQKLRIFLFENYELNYLYQFQNKKRFKDVVSCFKFAIFQISNSGRKTSKFKAKFMIQKDDKIVEEMTEELKFIKKGQNFPYRGLYLSLKDIKDISPVKYIVAEYRSKEEFNLTKKMFKKFNILSEDYINFGEGLHATKHRSYFKECDTREDDNIFLYKGANIHQFNSRYFESEETKGTSQLLWINKQDLKNIVPNWFRYENFKIQYRKIARNTDERTMISALKPRDSYCTYSLYLNYEKPSVSILKKLFIISVFNSLPFDFLIRKFVEINVQKTFLYQCPMPQPTDGEILSNPIYLKLAKNACILTVKNDLNNFSELLDIKDLKFTGEEKEKILTLDFKDGYFQETERDINFIVAFLYSLTPDEFFVLLEDFKVLKKKKGKHYFLNLVEEYARWLKEEKKLFSLF